From Opisthocomus hoazin isolate bOpiHoa1 chromosome 28, bOpiHoa1.hap1, whole genome shotgun sequence, the proteins below share one genomic window:
- the STARD7 gene encoding LOW QUALITY PROTEIN: stAR-related lipid transfer protein 7, mitochondrial (The sequence of the model RefSeq protein was modified relative to this genomic sequence to represent the inferred CDS: deleted 1 base in 1 codon; substituted 1 base at 1 genomic stop codon) — MLQPRRPLAGLLARCARAARPGPPRVTPPPAAGGQARGGAGRRGLLGLLARQCGCVTGQRARRARRAWYRGSGGDGAAERGRRGGGGGGGWGWWRGFLRGRPAFSVTGRLMATLAGVFVWDGQRIEEEELQRSVQEMKHMENVSSLLQGSSPGEYQRADPKAEREAVAAPGAQPWEMIMDKKHFKLWRRPIEGTHLYQYRVFGSYTDVTPRQFFNVQLDTEYRKKWDSLVIKLDVIERDLATGSEVIHWVTHFPYPMYSRDYVYVRRYSVDKENNLMVLVSRXVHPSVPEDPEYVRVRTYESQMVIRPPTKPLTRNGFDYLLTYSDNPQTVFPRYCVS, encoded by the exons ATGTTGCAGCCCCGGCGGCCGCTCGCCGGCCTCCTCGCCCGCTgcgcccgcgccgcccgcccgggc ccgccgagggtcacccccccccccgctgccggcggccaggcgcggggcggcgcgggccggCGGGGCCTGCTGGGCCTGTTGGCGAGGCAGTGCGGCTGCGTGACGGGGCAGCgggcgcggcgggcccggcgggccTGGTACCGGGGTagcggcggggacggggcggcggagcggggcagacgcggcggggggggtggcggggggtgggggtggtggcgGGGGTTCCTCCGAGGCCGCCCCGCCTTCTCCGTCACCGGCCGCCTCATGGCGACCCTGGCCGGTGTCTTCGTCTGGGACGGGCAGCGCATcgaggaggaggagctgcagcg GTCCGTGCAGGAGATGAAGCACATGGAGAACGTATCCAGCCTGTTACAGGGCAGCAGCCCGGGCGAGTACCAGCGCGCGGACCCCAAGGCGGAGCGAGAGGCGGTCGCCGCTCCCGGGGCGCAGCCCTGGGAGATGATCATGGACAAGAAGCACTTTAAGCTCTGGCGGCGGCCGATCGAGGGCACCCACTTGTACCAGTACCGAG TGTTTGGGTCGTACACAGACGTCACTCCCAGGCAGTTCTTCAACGTGCAG CTGGACACTGAATATAGGAAGAAGTGGGACTCACTGGTCATCAAACTGGACGTGATCGAGAGAGACCTGGCCACCGGGTCGGAGGTGATTCACTGGGTCACTCATTTCCCG TACCCGATGTACTCGCGAGACTACGTCTACGTCCGACGGTACAGCGTGGACAAAGAGAACAACCTGATGGTGCTCGTCTCACGGTAGGTG CATCCGAGCGTCCCCGAAGACCCCGAGTACGTTCGGGTCAGAACCTACGAATCCCAGATGGTCATCCGTCCGCCCACAAAACCTTTGACGAGG
- the TMEM127 gene encoding transmembrane protein 127 produces MYTPGGPGLPGGRRRRGGGGGGAAAAGSGLPKQPERSLASALPGALSITALCTALAEPAWLRIHGGTCARQELGVADVLGYVDPELLRDYCMNPQTVLLLRVIAAFCFLGIICSLSAFLLDVFGPKHPALKITRRYAFAHILTVLQCATVIGFCYWASELILAQQQQHKKYHGSQVYVTFAVSFYLVAGAGGASILATAANLLRHYPTEEEEQALELLSEMEENEPYPAEYEVINQFQPPPAYTP; encoded by the exons ATGTACaccccgggcgggccggggctgcccggcgggcggcggcggcggggaggcggcggcgggggagcggcggcggcggggagcgggctgcCGAAGCAGCCGGAGCGCAGCCTGGCCTCGGCGCTGCCCGGGGCCCTCTCCATCACGGCGCTTTGCACGGCGCTGGCCGAGCCCGCCTGGCTCCGCATCCACGGCGGCACCTGCGCCCGGCAGGAGCTGGGCGTCGCCGACGTCCTGGGCTACGTCGACCCTGAGCTGCTGCGAG ATTACTGCATGAACCCGCAGACGGTGCTGCTGCTCCGGGTCATCGCCGCCTTCTGCTTCCTGGGCATCATCTGCAGCCTCTCAGCCTTCCTCCTCGATGTCTTCGGCCCCAAGCACCCGGCGCTGAAGATCACGCGCCGCTACGCGTTCGCTCACATCCTCACAG TCCTGCAGTGTGCCACCGTCATCGGGTTCTGCTACTGGGCCTCGGAGCTGATCCTcgcccaacagcagcagcacaaaaaatACCACGGTTCCCAAGTCTACGTCACCTTCGCTGTCAGCTTCTACCTGGTGGCCGGCGCCGGGGGAGCCTCCATCCTCGCCACCGCCGCCAACCTGCTGCGTCACTACCCCACCGAGGAAGAGGAGCAAGCCCTGGAGCTCCTGTCCGAGATGGAGGAGAACGAACCTTACCCGGCCGAGTACGAAGTCATCAACCAATTCCAGCCGCCGCCGGCGTACACCCCGTGA